Proteins from a single region of Streptomyces spinoverrucosus:
- a CDS encoding 5'-3' exonuclease, with the protein MPYGMMRDVTGRLMLLDTASLYFRAYFGVPDSVKAPDGTPVNAVRGLLDFIDRLVRDHHPEHLVACMDADWRPKWRVELIPSYKAHRVAEEHEVGPDEEEVPDTLSPQVPVIEAVLDALGIARVGVEGYEADDVIGTFTARATGPVDIVTGDRDLYQLVDDARGVRVLYPLKGVGTLQLTDEAWLREKYGVDGSGYADLALLRGDPSDGLPGVPGIGEKTAAKLLAEFGDLAGILAAVDDRTAKLTPTQRKRLDEARPYLAVAPTVVRVAPDVPLPDVDTTLPRTPRDPAALEALSGRWGLGGALQRLLTTLEA; encoded by the coding sequence GTGCCGTACGGCATGATGCGGGACGTGACCGGACGACTGATGCTCCTCGACACCGCCTCGCTCTACTTCCGCGCCTACTTCGGCGTCCCGGACTCCGTGAAGGCCCCGGACGGCACTCCGGTGAACGCCGTGCGCGGACTGCTCGACTTCATCGACCGGCTGGTCCGCGACCACCACCCCGAGCATCTGGTGGCCTGCATGGACGCCGACTGGCGCCCGAAGTGGCGGGTCGAGCTGATCCCGTCGTACAAGGCGCACCGGGTCGCCGAGGAGCACGAGGTCGGGCCGGACGAGGAGGAGGTGCCGGACACGCTGTCGCCGCAGGTGCCGGTCATCGAGGCGGTCCTCGACGCGCTGGGCATCGCGCGCGTGGGGGTCGAGGGGTACGAGGCGGACGACGTCATCGGCACCTTCACCGCGCGGGCCACGGGCCCGGTCGACATCGTCACCGGCGACCGGGACCTGTACCAGCTGGTGGACGACGCACGCGGCGTGCGGGTGCTGTACCCGCTGAAGGGCGTGGGCACCCTGCAGCTCACGGACGAGGCGTGGCTGCGCGAGAAGTACGGCGTCGACGGCAGTGGGTACGCGGATCTGGCCCTGCTGCGCGGCGACCCCAGCGACGGCCTGCCGGGGGTGCCGGGCATCGGCGAGAAGACGGCCGCGAAGCTGCTCGCGGAGTTCGGCGACCTGGCCGGGATCCTGGCCGCCGTCGACGACCGCACGGCGAAGCTGACGCCGACCCAGCGCAAGCGGCTGGACGAGGCGCGGCCCTACCTGGCGGTGGCGCCGACGGTCGTCCGGGTGGCGCCCGACGTGCCGCTGCCGGACGTCGACACGACCCTGCCGCGAACGCCGCGCGACCCGGCGGCGCTGGAGGCGTTGTC
- a CDS encoding quaternary amine ABC transporter ATP-binding protein translates to MSSRLEAERLYKVFGRRPDEAVDRLRQGADREELRADGTTAAVIDASFTVEPGQIFVVMGLSGSGKSTLLRMLNGLLEPTAGHVRFDGQDLTALSDRELREVRAKKISMVFQHFALFPHRSVLENAAYGLAVQGVPRAEREKRAGEALALCGLAGWEKSWPDELSGGMQQRVGLARALATDADLLLMDESFSALDPLIRRDMQDQLLELQRTLKKTIVFITHDLNEAMRLGDRIAVMRDGRIVQTGTAEDILLRPANDYVASFIQDVDRSRVLTASALMDTSVTAEAPLCACETATRETPFTELCAISARLSHRVSVVDEDNRVVGVVPRQRLVGFLGEETADPAPCDNPDGKVIAHA, encoded by the coding sequence GTGTCATCCAGGCTTGAGGCCGAACGTCTTTACAAAGTGTTCGGCAGACGACCGGACGAGGCTGTCGACCGGCTCCGCCAGGGAGCAGACCGGGAGGAACTGCGCGCCGACGGCACCACCGCCGCCGTGATCGACGCCTCCTTCACCGTGGAACCGGGCCAGATCTTCGTCGTCATGGGCCTGTCCGGATCCGGCAAGTCCACCCTGCTGCGCATGCTCAACGGACTCCTGGAGCCGACCGCGGGTCACGTCCGCTTCGACGGCCAGGACCTGACCGCACTCTCCGACCGCGAGCTGCGTGAGGTCCGCGCCAAGAAGATCAGCATGGTCTTCCAGCACTTCGCACTGTTCCCGCACCGCAGCGTCCTGGAGAACGCCGCCTATGGTCTGGCCGTGCAGGGCGTGCCCCGCGCCGAGCGCGAGAAGCGCGCCGGCGAGGCGCTGGCCCTGTGCGGACTGGCCGGCTGGGAGAAGTCCTGGCCCGACGAGCTGTCCGGCGGCATGCAGCAGCGCGTGGGCCTCGCCCGTGCCCTCGCCACCGACGCCGACCTGCTCCTGATGGACGAGTCCTTCAGCGCGCTCGACCCGCTGATCCGCCGTGACATGCAGGACCAGCTGCTGGAGCTGCAGCGCACCCTGAAGAAGACCATCGTCTTCATCACCCACGACCTGAACGAGGCCATGCGCCTGGGCGACCGGATCGCCGTCATGCGCGACGGACGCATCGTCCAGACCGGAACGGCGGAGGACATCCTCCTGCGCCCGGCGAACGACTACGTCGCCTCCTTCATCCAGGACGTCGACCGCTCCCGCGTGCTGACCGCAAGCGCCCTCATGGACACCTCGGTCACCGCCGAGGCCCCGCTGTGCGCCTGCGAGACCGCCACCCGTGAGACGCCGTTCACGGAGCTGTGCGCGATCAGCGCCCGGCTGTCGCACCGCGTCTCGGTCGTGGACGAGGACAACCGGGTCGTCGGCGTCGTGCCGCGCCAGCGCCTGGTCGGCTTCCTCGGCGAGGAGACGGCCGACCCCGCGCCCTGCGACAACCCGGACGGGAAGGTGATCGCCCATGCCTAG